In the genome of Spirochaetia bacterium, one region contains:
- a CDS encoding ABC transporter permease: MDMKKIANSIFSIIVALLFGALVILAVGQHPLEVYGIMFTGAFGNMRAIAGTLVKTTTMIFVGLSYGFAFRCGLINIGIEGQLYMGGLFCVLAGTYIHLPAVLHIPLCLLAGFLGGALWGGIVGILRAKFRASEMITTVMMNYIAIYFVTMLVNGPLKETKGTFPQSNPILATAQLPILIPKTHLTIGFFIAILFLVLYALYWKHTSLAYKMEVVGTNMDVAAYAGISVGKMMMLSMFISGGLGGLAGCMEVMGVQHKIMESLSAGYGFDGIAVSLLGGNSALGIFFSSLLFGTLRFGGNAIQMFTSIPIAVIYVLQALVILMIVVDVFRQQSRQRS, from the coding sequence ATGGACATGAAGAAGATTGCAAATTCCATTTTTTCAATTATTGTAGCTTTACTGTTCGGAGCATTGGTTATCCTTGCTGTGGGACAGCATCCCTTGGAAGTGTATGGCATCATGTTCACTGGTGCCTTCGGCAATATGAGGGCAATAGCCGGAACCTTGGTCAAGACGACTACTATGATTTTTGTCGGACTGAGCTATGGTTTTGCCTTTCGCTGTGGATTGATCAACATTGGCATCGAAGGTCAGCTGTACATGGGCGGATTGTTCTGTGTCTTGGCTGGGACCTACATACATTTGCCTGCCGTACTGCATATACCTCTCTGCCTTTTGGCTGGTTTCCTTGGAGGTGCACTGTGGGGGGGAATCGTCGGTATCCTTCGTGCCAAGTTCCGTGCCAGCGAGATGATTACGACGGTCATGATGAATTACATTGCAATTTATTTCGTTACGATGCTGGTAAACGGCCCCCTGAAGGAAACAAAAGGTACCTTTCCCCAGAGCAACCCGATACTTGCAACGGCGCAATTGCCTATCTTGATCCCGAAGACGCATCTTACTATCGGTTTTTTCATTGCCATATTGTTTCTTGTCCTCTATGCGCTTTACTGGAAACATACTTCATTGGCCTACAAGATGGAGGTCGTCGGTACCAATATGGATGTCGCTGCCTATGCAGGTATTTCAGTCGGGAAAATGATGATGCTTTCAATGTTTATTTCCGGTGGCTTGGGCGGTCTTGCGGGGTGTATGGAGGTCATGGGGGTCCAACATAAGATTATGGAGAGCCTTTCTGCCGGCTATGGTTTTGATGGCATTGCCGTTTCCCTTTTGGGTGGAAACAGCGCATTGGGTATATTTTTCTCTTCACTGTTGTTCGGAACTCTGCGATTCGGAGGAAATGCCATCCAGATGTTTACCAGCATACCGATTGCTGTCATCTATGTCCTGCAGGCGTTGGTTATTCTCATGATCGTCGTTGATGTATTCAGGCAACAGTCAAGGCAGAGGAGTTAG
- a CDS encoding ABC transporter permease: protein MLSFLITTINSSTSILLGALGILFMQLAGVLNIGAESMMLIGAFVGVLGSSMFGNVWGGVLMTVVCVGITGLVFGFCTIMMKANQVVVGVAFNILAEGLTTTLYRGVFGMQQGTLKVASFGRIGPFSLPVYFGFFLVIALTIFFYKTKFGLEIRGAGEYPLAIDSMGLSVNKIRYISVVIGSIIIGLGGAYLSLGQLSFFTEDMVSGRGFIALAAVIFGRYLPIGTWLAVLVFGIGETLVYRLQAINCGISLQLILMIPYVLTVVIVSFFGQKASGPQMLGIPFDKDAQ from the coding sequence ATGTTGAGCTTCTTGATTACTACTATCAATTCTTCTACGTCTATCCTGTTGGGAGCACTTGGAATTCTGTTCATGCAACTTGCCGGTGTCCTTAATATCGGAGCAGAAAGCATGATGCTGATCGGAGCTTTTGTCGGTGTACTTGGCTCATCCATGTTCGGGAATGTATGGGGCGGTGTGCTGATGACGGTCGTCTGTGTGGGCATAACAGGCCTTGTATTCGGATTCTGTACCATTATGATGAAAGCAAACCAGGTAGTTGTCGGCGTTGCTTTCAATATCCTTGCAGAAGGGTTGACCACAACGCTGTACAGGGGTGTGTTCGGCATGCAGCAGGGAACCTTGAAAGTGGCCTCATTCGGACGGATAGGACCTTTTTCCCTGCCTGTATACTTCGGTTTTTTCCTTGTCATAGCTTTGACGATCTTTTTTTACAAGACGAAGTTCGGACTGGAGATAAGAGGTGCAGGTGAATATCCGCTTGCCATCGACTCCATGGGCTTGTCTGTAAACAAGATCAGATATATCAGTGTCGTCATCGGTTCCATAATCATAGGCTTGGGCGGAGCATATCTTTCCCTTGGTCAGCTTTCCTTCTTTACGGAGGATATGGTATCGGGACGAGGTTTCATTGCCTTGGCTGCAGTTATATTCGGTCGGTATCTGCCTATCGGGACTTGGCTTGCCGTGCTTGTGTTTGGTATAGGGGAAACACTGGTATATAGGCTTCAGGCAATTAACTGCGGTATTTCCTTACAGCTTATCCTCATGATTCCTTATGTATTGACTGTGGTTATCGTCAGTTTCTTTGGACAGAAGGCCAGTGGGCCTCAGATGCTTGGAATTCCGTTTGATAAGGATGCCCAGTGA